One Portunus trituberculatus isolate SZX2019 chromosome 42, ASM1759143v1, whole genome shotgun sequence DNA window includes the following coding sequences:
- the LOC123517637 gene encoding uncharacterized protein LOC123517637 isoform X3, which produces MDLEHCTYVLSPGELEDMGIIDRNHRAPEVQDDQGDDVGDLACLDNAPLRQETATALIVRLPVSTQQPEGSMPAFPPPSRPATTKMEPKIRISFLPR; this is translated from the exons ATGGACTTGGAACACTGCACTTACGTCCTGAGTCCTGGAGAG TTGGAAGACATGGGCATTATCGATCGGAATCATCGGGCTCCTGAAGTCCAAGATGATCAAGGAGACGAT GTGGGAGACCTCGCCTGCCTCGACAACGCTCCCCTCCGTCAGGAGACCGCCACTGCTCTCATAGTGCGGCTGCCAGTCTCCACCCAACAACCTGAGGGATCCATGCCTGCGTTCCCTCCACCAAGCCGACCAGCTACCACTAAGATGGAGCCGAAAATAcgcatttccttcctcccaagATGA